From Camelina sativa cultivar DH55 chromosome 7, Cs, whole genome shotgun sequence, one genomic window encodes:
- the LOC104701674 gene encoding protein NUCLEAR FUSION DEFECTIVE 6, chloroplastic/mitochondrial-like: MAANGMRRALQVSSSSAKILFGSSSAASSGSKIGKSAGIAFGNGSSSSSSARPSLRRLTFSRVPVELSAGVSLVPLHSVTASALLTSLLSLSNQNWSCLSEGFASTL; the protein is encoded by the exons ATGGCGGCCAACGGCATGAGAAGAGCTCTTCAGGTATCGTCATCGTCGGCGAAGATACTGTTCGGTAGTTCCTCAGCGGCGTCTTCTGGTTCTAAGATCGGGAAATCCGCCGGAATTGCTTTCGGGaatggatcatcttcttcatcttcagctCGTCCCTCACTTCGTAGACTCACATTCTCAAG GGTACCTGTGGAACTGAGTGCAGGGGTTTCACTTGTACCTTTACATAGTGTTACTGCTTCTGCTTTGCTCACTTCATTGCTATCTCTCAGCAATCAAAACTGGAGTTGCTTATCTGAAG GATTTGCTTCAACACTATAA
- the LOC104701675 gene encoding F-box protein SKIP22-like: MTIQLRNLETNETLTFEFSDESTLNDLRLKINDSTPSSVRLSINRKDDLLAASSQATLRSLGVNSGYLIYYSLDSSDCSAFVQKSETVKSGSIPSFQNQSSSDTNHGGAEELGGMNLSGVKRVSEPLFLKKILMEESGDTWEFTTVVMTVHAVMLESGFVLFNPDLGMRFSFSAGTSVSLKYTLPSVISANGTEVVSVKFEDLVDVEVYGSLDEDSLVDKVCINKRSYMHIVDLLMETLESDNEQDTLSAHREVLVWWRLIKDGIVTPLLVNLCYKTGLELPPCFISLPRELKHKILASLPGVDIAALACVSPELRDLASDNDLWKQKCLEECKHLVTEGNDVVNWKEVFASYWSRKGNFSLIRARALASILHGAWVPPGILGRGVRNY; the protein is encoded by the coding sequence ATGACGATACAGTTGAGAAACCTCGAGACGAACGAAACCCTAACTTTCGAGTTTTCCGATGAGTCTACGCTCAATGATCTCCGGCTAAAAATCAATGATTCGACGCCTTCCTCTGTTCGTTTATCGATCAATCGCAAAGACGACCTCCTCGCGGCTTCGTCTCAGGCTACGCTCCGATCACTCGGCGTGAATTCCGGTTATCTCATCTATTACTCTCTCGATTCCTCTGATTGTAGCGCGTTTGTTCAGAAATCAGAAACGGTAAAGTCCGGTTCTATTCCGAGTTTCCAGAATCAATCGAGCAGCGATACGAATCACGGAGGAGCAGAAGAGCTCGGCGGCATGAATCTCTCCGGTGTAAAAAGGGTAAGCGAACCTCTCTTCTTAAAAAAGATATTGATGGAGGAATCTGGTGACACTTGGGAATTTACAACTGTGGTCATGACTGTTCATGCTGTTATGTTAGAATCTGGATTTGTGCTGTTCAATCCTGATTTAGGTATGCGTTTTAGCTTCTCGGCGGGGACTTCAGTATCGCTTAAGTATACTCTCCCATCTGTGATTAGTGCTAATGGAACCGAAGTAGTGAGTGTTAAGTTTGAGGATTTAGTTGATGTTGAAGTTTATGGGTCTCTTGATGAGGATAGTTTGGTGGATAAGGTGTGCATTAATAAACGTAGCTATATGCACATTGTTGATTTGCTTATGGAAACTTTGGAATCTGACAATGAACAAGATACTTTGAGCGCTCATCGTGAGGTACTCGTCTGGTGGAGATTGATCAAAGATGGTATTGTCACGCCTCTGTTAGTTAATCTGTGCTACAAAACCGGCTTAGAACTTCCACCTTGCTTTATCAGTCTACCTCGAGAGCTAAAACATAAGATACTAGCGTCGCTTCCTGGTGTGGACATTGCGGCGTTGGCATGTGTTTCTCCTGAACTGCGAGACCTGGCTTCAGATAATGACTTGTGGAAGCAGAAATGCTTGGAAGAGTGCAAACATCTTGTGACAGAAGGGAATGATGTGGTTAACTGGAAGGAGGTGTTTGCTAGTTATTGGAGTCGAAAGGGAAATTTCTCCTTGATAAGAGCTAGGGCACTTGCAAGTATTTTGCACGGAGCATGGGTTCCTCCTGGAATCTTAGGTCGTGGAGTAAGAAACTACTAA